The Atribacter laminatus genome contains the following window.
GTTCCGGTGGGAGCAATTGAAATTAAAGTTGCATTTCGAAAGGGTAAATTCTTTGCAGCATGGAGGCTCTTTGGGTAATTGGGAAAAACATCCCTTTGTTCTGCTAATTCTTTCGAAGCCAATTTCGCTTCATTAGCAATAAAAGTTATGAGCTGTTCAGCGATTTGAAGAGCCTGATCTGAATAATAGGAAATACCAAGCTGGCATAGTAAATCAGCAAATCCCATAACACCCAAACCGATTTTTCGATTGGCTTTTACCATTTTTTCAACTATAGGCAAAGGATAGCGGTTGATATCAATAATATTATCTAAAAAATGGACGGCATCAAAAACAACTCTTTGAAGTTTCTGATAATCAATTTTCCCATCAGTACTCATTTTGGATAGATTTATGGAACCAAGATTGCAAGATTCATAGGGAAGCAGCGGAACTTCACCGCAAGGATTGGTTGCTTCGAGCAGTCCTAAAGAAGGAGTGGGATTATTTCGATTTATTTCATCTAAAAAAATTAAACCCGGCTCTCCGGATTTCCAAGCGCTTTCGACAATCAAATCAAATAGCTCTCGAGCGTTAACCGTTGAGACCGCTTTTTGTAAATGCGGGTCAACCAAGTCTATTTTTTCACCTTGGTGCACTCTCTTCATTTCTTCATCAGTAATGGCTACCGATAGATTGAAGTTTTCAAGAAAACCTGCTTGGTTCTTTGCTCGTATGAACTCACGGATATCTGGATGGTTGAAGCGAAGTATTCCCATGTTGGCTCCCCGCCTCCGACCACCTTGTTTTACAACATCGGTAGCCGTATCAAATATCCTCATAAAAGAAACCGGTCCCGAAGCTCGCCCACCGGTTGATGAAACCTGGTCTCCTTTTGGTCGGAGCATGGAAAAATTAAAACCGGTCCCTCCTCCTGATTTGTGAATGATGGCCATATCTCTTAAGGTATTAAAAATTCCTTCAATTGAATCTTCTACCGGGAGAACAAAACAAGCCGAAAGTTGCCCCAAGGATGTCCCTGCATTCATCAAGGTTGGTGAGTTCGGTAGAAACTCAAGGGAGGTAAGAAGTTGATAAAATTTTTCGAAACTTTCATTAACATCCTGTCCATAGAAACGGTCGGCTTCGGCTACAGCCAAAGCTACTCGTTTCATCATTGCCTTTGGAGTTTCCTGAACTTCACCTTCTTCGTTTTTAATCAGATACCTTTCTTTTAAAACTTGTATAGCATTGAAGCTCAACTTCAGATCGTCGTGAACTCCAAACAATTTCCATTTGGCTTCTCGAATTTCTCTCCGCTTTTCTCGATAAAGGATATAAGCTTTTGCTACCTGTGGGAGGGAATGGCTCATTAATACTTTTTCCACTTCATCCTGAATTTCTTCAACCAATGGTATTGGTCTTGACCGATTGATTTGAAGATTTTCTATCACTTCACGAGCTAACTCTTCAGCCCTTCCCGGTTGATAATATTCAGTGGCAAGAAGTGCTTGCTCTATGGCTCGGATTATTTTTTTTATGGTGAAAGGCTCGATTGATCCATCCCTTTTTTTTACTTGTGGAAAAGAGTCTTCAACCAAATTTATCCCTCCTTCTTTTGGCTTTCCTCCCTTTTATTAAAAGAGCCTTTTTCGCCACAGTTTGAGCATTTTTGCGGCTTACAACGACCTTCTTTTTCGAAACCACAAGACTCACAAACCCAAACCGCCATTTTTATCTCCACCCTTCTGGTTATCAATCATTTCTGAACATATTATTCTCTATAAACAATCTATCGTTTTTTTAACCCTTAACCATACAATATCGACGACGCAGTGATCTCATTCAATCCCTGCATATACTTGCTCAATCCACTCTTCCAATTTTGGAATGTCCAAAAAAATAAAATCGGGCTTCTCGCCACCCAAAGCATCTGGGTGTATTGAATCCCATAAAACCAAAGCTCCCTTTACTCCTGCTTGATGAGCCGATTGAATATCTAAAGGTGAATCTCCAAAATAGATCACTTCTTCTGGAGAAAAGGAAAAATAAGATATTATCTTCACCACTCCATCAGGATAGGGTTTTGGACGAGGAATTTCATCACCACAGACGACCAAGTCAAAAAGTTTAACGATGTCTAACCTTTTTAAAGTAATATCAGCACTTCTTCTTCCCTTTGATGTAAAAAGCGATTGTTTAATTCCCTTTTGTCGAAGCTTTTGAATCAATTCAAAAACCTGAGAAAAAGTATCAACCAATTTATCATGATTCTCTCGATAGTAGGTATAAAAATCTTCTAAAGCTTGATTCTTCCTCTTCTTTCCAACAATTTTTTCTATCACATCACTTTCGGGAGGACCATAAAGTTGAACAATTTCTTTTGGACTTAGCTTTGAACCGGTATACTTTTCAAAAACCATGTTAAAAGCACCCCATAGAAGTTTTGAACTACCAATAAGGGTGTTATCCAAATCCCAAATCATTAATTTAAATGTCATTTTTTTCCGTCCTTTAGCATTGCACTCAGAACTTGAATTAAAAGTTGCATATTCGAGTCTGTCCCAATGGATATTCGCAGGGAATCCGGCCACTCAGAAAAATATCTGACCAATATATGATTCTTTTTTAAATAAAGATATTCCGATTCTAAGTTGTCTCCTGGCCTTTGAACCATAACAAAATTGGCTTCCGAGGGAAGCACCGAGTAGCCGAGTCTGCTCATAGCCTGGGAAAATTCTCTCCGGGTTCGTTTAATTTTCTCAACATTATTCATCATATAATGATGATCTTGTAGAGCCGCAGTAGCAGCCTTTTGGGAAAACCAGCTTACATTATAAGAATCTTTAACCTTTAGCAAACCACGAATCATTTCAGGGTGAGCAATCAAAAAACCAACCCGTATTCCTGCCAATGAATAAGACTTGGACAAGGTTCGTAAAACAATCAAATGAGGATATTCTTTTATAAGTGAAAGAGCGTTTTCTCGGGCAAAATCAACATAAGCTTCATCAACAACAATTGGACAGGAAGAGCTTTTGAGTAAATTGTCTATCACCGGTGTGGATAAAAATGTTCCGGTTGGAGAGTTAGGATTACAGACCACCTTTAATTGAGCTTGACTGGTTAAAATCTTTTTAGGAAGAGAGTATTCCTTTTCAAAAGGTATTTCTTCATAATTGGCTTCTTGCAACAAGGCAAGCACTCGATACAGAGTATAAGTCGGATAAGGATAAGAAACTCGATCGTCTTTTCCGAGAAACGCCCGAAAAATTATGCTTAAAAGTTCATCCGATCCGTTTCCAACCAAGATCCAATCGGGAGGATACCCATATACTGCTGAAACTCGCTCCCTTAGTTCATCACAAAGTGGTGATGGATACCAGGATAAGCGATGTTTATTTAGGTTTTCCATCAAGGTCTCAATAACCAAGGGGGATGGTGGATAGGGGTTTTCGTTGGTATTTAATTTAATAAATTGACCATCTTGCGGTTGTTCCCCAGGTTGGTAACCGGCTATCAATTCCAAGTGCTTCCGAAAATAACTCATCAAGGCTCTCCTTTCCCCATCTGCTTTAATATTTGTGTGCTCCGGCCACTGGGGTCATATAAAGTATATATCTCCATTAAATTTCGAAAATCTCCTCGAAAGTCCAGTCCATACCCAACTACATAAATATCCGGGATTTCAAAGCACGAATAATGTATAGGAACCTCAATAAATCGCCGGTCAGGACAATCTAAGAAAGTACAAGTCACAACACTGGATGGAAAACGTTTTTCCATAACCCGACTTAAATAATTTAAAGTGAGTCCGGTATCGATTATGTCTTCTACGATAATGACATCTCGATCGGCAACCTCTTCATTCAAATCTTTTTCAATTTCGACTTTTTTAAAACCGGTTTTATAATTTGATAATGCCATAAAATCAAGATCAAATGGAATAGTTAGCGAGCGAACTAAGTCCACGGTAAAAAAAATAGCACCCCGTAGGATTGAAATAATCAGTGGCCTTTTCCCCATATAATCCTGGCTTATTTCAGCCCCTACTTCTTTAACTCTTTCTTCAATTTCAGATTGAGCGAATACACATTCACCCAGTTTAGATTCAATCATAGGTCTTCCTCCACTTCAAACTTACGCAAAAGATGAGTATAATCTCGCGAATAAATAACTTTAATCTTTACATTTGGATAAAGGTCTTTCAGTCTTTTCACTTTTCGGTTTTTTTTCCTGACTAATTTTTGTTTTTGAGTGGTGAGTTCAATAAAAAGGTTAAAATCCGGTAAGTAAAAATCGGGAGAAAAAGCCTCGACGACATTTCCTTCGCTATCCCACTCCAAAGGAAAGGTACGTGGCTCATAAAGCCATTTGATTCGATAAAAATCCAATATTCGAGCAAACTCTTCCTCGGAAGGATGGACAAATACAACTCGTTTTCCACCAAAGTCAAGGTTGGGAAACAATAATTGCTGTTCTTTGGGTGTACGATGAACACCTAAATTGTTGATTGCTTCCTGAATAATTTGACAGGATTGGCTTACCGTATAGTAGGCAGTATTTAAAACCAAATGATAAATAAGAGGATTTTTCCAATCGGCGCCTAAGGCTTCAAGAAGAAATTTCTCTCTTTTTCGATCCAGCTCAGCTAAAATATGGGAAGCGGTGACTTCATCTTGTCGATATTTTTCCATAATTCTTTGCAAGCGAAGTTCTGGAGAAGAAACGATCAGTAAATGAAAAGCTCTGTGATCGTTTTGAAAAATTGTTTGTCCTCCCCGGCCAAGAAAAATTATTGGTCCCCTTTTAATCTGTTTCAGAAGAATCTCTTTCACGTTTTTTGCCCAAATGAGGAATTTCTGTCGATCAATATTCTCATCCAAATCTTCCTGATGGGCTTCATGAAGAAGTAAGGTTAATTGATCACGATCAATACATACGTAATTTAGCTGTTTTGATAATTGGGTAGCGATTTCATCACCGAGGCTTTCTGTTTCTCGAGAAATAGTAATAATACCTACTTTTTCCACTTCATAATCCACCACTGTTTTTTATATCTTATTATATACGAATTTACCTTCGAAGAATGGGTTTAATTCATTTTTAAGGTTTAAAAATTTGAAACCTTAAAGTTCATCAAACCAATGATATTATAAAAACACCTATTATTCCTTTTGGTTAAAAATCTTAGTTCATTTACCATTTGATTCTATCGATGGTATTATGCCGATTTTTAAATAAATACCAATATTTTTCCCCTTAAAGTTGCAGATCTCCTCACGAAAAAGTAAAATATAAACCATGAAAAAAATGCTTTCTTCTTCAAATCTGGTCTTTTGGTTTTTACTGGTATTGTTGGGAACATTTCTTATGAATTCTTCCCAATCGCAAGCAGCGGCATGGCGTGATGTTCCTCCCTTCAGCCTTTACGACTTGGTCGGTCAAGAAATACCTTTTTCGGTTGATGATCAAATGATTGTCGTTCTCTTCTTATCCCCGGAATGTTTTACTTGTGATCGAGAACTATTTGCTGCTCAGCATCTCCAAAAAAACCTTCAATTCCAGTTGGTTCCCATTTGCGTTGGATGCGATTGGCGAGAAGTAAAGCGTATTCTGGAATCTCTAAATTTAGACTTACAGGTATATATGGGTACTGATGATTTAAAGGCAATTTGGGGTTTCTGGGAATTCCCGACCGCCTATTTAGTGGACCAAAATATGAAAATTGTTGAAAAATGGCAGGGTAAAATTACTGTTGAATCCTTAGAAAAAGAAATTCTAAACAATGCTCTTGCCAAAGAAAAAACAAAAAGAAAAAAAGCGGATGGCTCAACTTCTCCATCCGCTTGTAGTGACGGTGTTTGCTACTAATTAGTTTCCCATTCTTGAAGCTCTAAATACAACGATTTCAGCCCTTCATCAAGAGTATCAGAATCCATGATTTCTACGACGAATGGAAGAGGAGCCTCTTTTGAATAGAGCATTCGAACTGCCATTTGTTTATCTTTCAATATCTCCACCCAGTAAGCCTTAAAACCAAAACGTTCTTCTGATGAAGGAACTTGGATGGTTAATTCTTCATCATCTTCTTTTGAAGTCCATAGAAAACCTTCTTTTAACTCTCCACCCATTAAGGTAACCGGCAGCAACATGAACTGAACTGCAAATACTGGCATAACAACTGCCATAGTCATAGGATTAGAGAAAAATAGATTATTAAATAAATTTTGACTATCATTTTTCGATGCTACAAAAGCGTTGGTAAAATGATCTTCCCCCAAAAGAAAATCGATATTCACTTGATACTTATCATCATTTTGGGGTACAACATCAACGGTAAGAGATCCTTCAGTAATACCATTCTTGTCTTCCTGTCGAATAAAATATTTTTGATGCTTTAAACTTTCAAAGTTTATAGCATCATTAAACATGTCCTGAGAAGAAGCAATAAAATGAATAGAAAAAACAAGAATAATAGTTATTAAAAAAATGATCTTGGATTTCATAAATATCTCCTCCCTTTTTCTTTTATTTTAACACGCACTACTTTCCTTATCCTACTATTTCTCAGTTTTTTATTTATTAAGTAAGGTATCCAAGAATGATATAATGTGAAACAGTTTGATTTATGAAGAGGGTGATTCATATTTCAGTTTTTTTTCAAACCTTAGAAAATCTATGGAATCAAAAAATTACCCCTCAAGAAGCAGAGAAACAATTACGTCAGCTTCTCTATGAAGACCTCGACTTCGCAAAAATTGATCATCATCGAGCGTTAAGGAAAGGGTTTCCTGAGGTGGTTTTTTGTCAGGGAAAAACTCAAGATCAAATTATAACTATCCTCAAGAAAATGAGCGAACAATATCCAAATTTATTAGCCACTCGGGTTCAACCTGATCATTTTTTAGCGGTACAGAAGGAGATACCGGATATCCAATATCATCCAACCGCTCGCCTGTTTATCTTAGAACGAAAACCAGCTGAAAAAAAAGGATGTGTTGCCGTAATCAGTGCCGGAACTGCTGATCTTCCGATAGCTGAGGAAGCTGCTGTAACTGCAGAACTTGCTGGAAGTTATATAAATCGGATTTATGATATTGGGATCGCTGGTATTCACCGTCTTTTTTCTCATCTCGATCAATTATGGCAATCCAACGTTATCGTTGCAGTTGCTGGTATGGAGGGTGCTTTACCTGGGGTTGTTTCCGGTATGGTAGGA
Protein-coding sequences here:
- a CDS encoding adenosylcobalamin-dependent ribonucleoside-diphosphate reductase, whose amino-acid sequence is MVEDSFPQVKKRDGSIEPFTIKKIIRAIEQALLATEYYQPGRAEELAREVIENLQINRSRPIPLVEEIQDEVEKVLMSHSLPQVAKAYILYREKRREIREAKWKLFGVHDDLKLSFNAIQVLKERYLIKNEEGEVQETPKAMMKRVALAVAEADRFYGQDVNESFEKFYQLLTSLEFLPNSPTLMNAGTSLGQLSACFVLPVEDSIEGIFNTLRDMAIIHKSGGGTGFNFSMLRPKGDQVSSTGGRASGPVSFMRIFDTATDVVKQGGRRRGANMGILRFNHPDIREFIRAKNQAGFLENFNLSVAITDEEMKRVHQGEKIDLVDPHLQKAVSTVNARELFDLIVESAWKSGEPGLIFLDEINRNNPTPSLGLLEATNPCGEVPLLPYESCNLGSINLSKMSTDGKIDYQKLQRVVFDAVHFLDNIIDINRYPLPIVEKMVKANRKIGLGVMGFADLLCQLGISYYSDQALQIAEQLITFIANEAKLASKELAEQRDVFPNYPKSLHAAKNLPFRNATLISIAPTGTISLIAGCSSGIEPYFALIYRRFVLENTELIEINPLLEKQLKVLKIEEKIRKSIWEKGSLKDIDGIPEHLHSLFLTALEIPPTFQVQIQAVFQKQVDNAVSKTINLPNDATPEDVGQAYFLAHQLGCKGITVYRYQSRESQVLYLGTGEKECENC
- a CDS encoding RCKP-type rubredoxin-like domain-containing protein; translation: MAVWVCESCGFEKEGRCKPQKCSNCGEKGSFNKREESQKKEG
- a CDS encoding HAD family hydrolase: MTFKLMIWDLDNTLIGSSKLLWGAFNMVFEKYTGSKLSPKEIVQLYGPPESDVIEKIVGKKRKNQALEDFYTYYRENHDKLVDTFSQVFELIQKLRQKGIKQSLFTSKGRRSADITLKRLDIVKLFDLVVCGDEIPRPKPYPDGVVKIISYFSFSPEEVIYFGDSPLDIQSAHQAGVKGALVLWDSIHPDALGGEKPDFIFLDIPKLEEWIEQVYAGIE
- the hisC gene encoding histidinol-phosphate transaminase translates to MSYFRKHLELIAGYQPGEQPQDGQFIKLNTNENPYPPSPLVIETLMENLNKHRLSWYPSPLCDELRERVSAVYGYPPDWILVGNGSDELLSIIFRAFLGKDDRVSYPYPTYTLYRVLALLQEANYEEIPFEKEYSLPKKILTSQAQLKVVCNPNSPTGTFLSTPVIDNLLKSSSCPIVVDEAYVDFARENALSLIKEYPHLIVLRTLSKSYSLAGIRVGFLIAHPEMIRGLLKVKDSYNVSWFSQKAATAALQDHHYMMNNVEKIKRTRREFSQAMSRLGYSVLPSEANFVMVQRPGDNLESEYLYLKKNHILVRYFSEWPDSLRISIGTDSNMQLLIQVLSAMLKDGKK
- the hpt gene encoding hypoxanthine phosphoribosyltransferase codes for the protein MIESKLGECVFAQSEIEERVKEVGAEISQDYMGKRPLIISILRGAIFFTVDLVRSLTIPFDLDFMALSNYKTGFKKVEIEKDLNEEVADRDVIIVEDIIDTGLTLNYLSRVMEKRFPSSVVTCTFLDCPDRRFIEVPIHYSCFEIPDIYVVGYGLDFRGDFRNLMEIYTLYDPSGRSTQILKQMGKGEP
- a CDS encoding cytidylate kinase family protein, with protein sequence MEKVGIITISRETESLGDEIATQLSKQLNYVCIDRDQLTLLLHEAHQEDLDENIDRQKFLIWAKNVKEILLKQIKRGPIIFLGRGGQTIFQNDHRAFHLLIVSSPELRLQRIMEKYRQDEVTASHILAELDRKREKFLLEALGADWKNPLIYHLVLNTAYYTVSQSCQIIQEAINNLGVHRTPKEQQLLFPNLDFGGKRVVFVHPSEEEFARILDFYRIKWLYEPRTFPLEWDSEGNVVEAFSPDFYLPDFNLFIELTTQKQKLVRKKNRKVKRLKDLYPNVKIKVIYSRDYTHLLRKFEVEEDL
- a CDS encoding TlpA family protein disulfide reductase produces the protein MNSSQSQAAAWRDVPPFSLYDLVGQEIPFSVDDQMIVVLFLSPECFTCDRELFAAQHLQKNLQFQLVPICVGCDWREVKRILESLNLDLQVYMGTDDLKAIWGFWEFPTAYLVDQNMKIVEKWQGKITVESLEKEILNNALAKEKTKRKKADGSTSPSACSDGVCY
- the larB gene encoding nickel pincer cofactor biosynthesis protein LarB, whose protein sequence is MKRVIHISVFFQTLENLWNQKITPQEAEKQLRQLLYEDLDFAKIDHHRALRKGFPEVVFCQGKTQDQIITILKKMSEQYPNLLATRVQPDHFLAVQKEIPDIQYHPTARLFILERKPAEKKGCVAVISAGTADLPIAEEAAVTAELAGSYINRIYDIGIAGIHRLFSHLDQLWQSNVIVAVAGMEGALPGVVSGMVGRPVIAVPTSVGYGAHFQGLSALLTMLNSCSPGIATVNIDNGFGAGYLAHLINQLAEGEK